A region of Oxyura jamaicensis isolate SHBP4307 breed ruddy duck chromosome 5, BPBGC_Ojam_1.0, whole genome shotgun sequence DNA encodes the following proteins:
- the ZBTB1 gene encoding zinc finger and BTB domain-containing protein 1 isoform X6 — translation MARTSHSNYVLQQLNNQREWGFLCDCCIAIDDIYFQAHKAVLAACSSYFRMFFMNHQHTTAQLNLSNMKISAECFDLILQFMYLGKIMTAPANFEQFKVAMNYLQLYNVPECLEDIQDTDSSSLKCSSSASSTQNSKMIFGVRMYEDTLIRNGSEANRWGMEPPSSTVNTSHNKEPDEEALQLGSFPEQLFDVCKKSTTSKFSHTKERVSHSRRFGRSFTCDSCGFSFSCEKLLDEHVLTCTNRHSYQSARYYGAEKLDFNEKDSTSKISTQTEKYKGDSSQAADDSSSPVSNVTSRKSSTVASETSGEEGSRASERKRIIIKMEPEDSPADELKDFNIIKVTDKDCNESSDNDDLDDEQEEPLYRYYVEEEIREKRNARKTLKPRLSMDDDERKCLQSPRHLNRKAPSVQEDVENAPCELCGLTITEEDLSSHYLSKHIENICACGKCGQILVKGKQLQDHAQTCGEPQDLTMNGIRNSEEKMDLEENPEEQSEIRDMMFAEMLEDFRDSHFQMNSLQKKQLYKHSACPFRCPNCGQRFETENLVVEHMSNCLEQDLFKNSMMEENERDHRLVK, via the coding sequence ATGGCAAGAACCAGCCACAGCAACTATGTTCTTCAGCAGCTAAACAACCAAAGAGAATGGGGGTTTCTGTGTGACTGCTGTATTGCTATCgatgatatttattttcaagcacaTAAGGCAGTCCTTGCTGCATGCAGCTCCTATTTTAGGATGTTTTTTATGAACCATCAACACACTACAGCCCAGCTGAATCTGAGCAACATGAAGATTAGTGCTGAATGCTTTGATCTTATTTTACAGTTCATGTATTTAGGAAAAATTATGACAGCCCCTGCCAATTTTGAGCAATTTAAAGTGGCCATGAACTATTTACAGCTATATAACGTACCTGAGTGTCTAGAAGATATACAGGATACAGACTCATCTAGTTTAAAGTGCTCATCTTCTGCTTCTAGCACCCAGAATAGTAAAATGATATTTGGCGTGAGAATGTATGAAGACACGCTCATTAGAAATGGCAGCGAAGCAAACAGGTGGGGCATGGAGCCGCCAAGTTCAACAGTTAATACATCCCATAACAAAGAGCCCGACGAAGAAGCTTTGCAGCTAGGCAGTTTCCCCGAGCAACTGTTTGATGTCTGCAAGAAAAGCACCACCTCCAAATTCTCTCACACAAAAGAGCGTGTGTCCCACTCACGCCGTTTTGGAAGAAGCTTCACCTGTGACAGCTGTGGGTTTAGCTTTAGCTGTGAAAAGTTACTGGATGAGCACGTGTTGACGTGCACTAACAGGCATTCGTACCAAAGTGCCAGGTACTACGGTGCTGAAAAACTAGACTTTAATGAAAAGGACTCTACTTCTAAAATCtctacacaaacagaaaaatacaaagggGACTCGAGCCAGGCTGCTGATGATTCTTCGTCTCCTGTGTCCAACGTTacaagcaggaaaagcagcacagtTGCATCAGAGACATCAGGTGAAGAAGGAAGTAGAGCCTCTGAGAGGAAGAGGATTATTATCAAGATGGAACCAGAGGACAGCCCTGCAGACGAGCTGaaagattttaatattattaaagtGACAGATAAAGACTGCAATGAGTCGTCTGACAATGATGACCTAGATGATGAGCAGGAAGAGCCGCTTTACAGGTACTATGTTGAGGAAGAgatcagagagaaaagaaatgctcGGAAGACTTTAAAACCCCGTTTATCCATGGATGACGATGAAAGAAAGTGTTTACAGAGTCCACGGCACCTTAACAGGAAAGCTCCTTCAGTACAGGAAGATGTGGAGAACGCTCCCTGTGAACTTTGTGGGCTAACAATCACCGAGGAAGATTTGTCCTCTCATTATTTATCCAAACACATAGAAAATATATGTGCCTGTGGCAAGTGTGGTCAAATACTGGTCAAAGGCAAACAGTTACAAGATCATGCACAGACCTGTGGAGAACCCCAGGACCTGACCATGAATGGTATCAGaaattctgaggaaaaaatggacTTGGAAGAAAACCCTGAGGAGCAGTCAGAAATAAGGGACATGATGTTTGCCGAGATGCTAGAGGACTTCAGGGACAGTCATTTCCAAATGAACAGCCTTCAAAAAAAGCAGTTATATAAGCATTCTGCATGTCCTTTCCGATGTCCTAATTGTGGTCAACGTTTTGAAACTGAAAACCTAGTGGTTGAACATATGTCAAACTGCCTAGAGCAAGATCTGTTCAAGAATTCCATGATggaagagaatgaaagagaTCACAGAC